The following DNA comes from Burkholderia sp. HI2500.
CACTACGTGCGCGAACCGATCGCGCTGACCGTCGAAGGCGGCTATGCGACGCGCATCGAAGGCGGCGTCGACGCCGACCTGCTGCGCGACTACATGGAGACCTTCGCCGACCCCGAAGGCTATGCGATCTCGCATATCGGCTGGGGGCTGCAGCCGCGTGCGCGCTGGTCGACGCTCGGGCTATACGACCGCGAGGCGACGATCGGGATGGACGCGCGCGCGTTCGAGGGCAACTTCCTGTTCTCGCTCGGCCCGAACAACGAAGGCGGCGGCAACCGCACGACCACCTGCCATATCGACATCCCGCTGCGCCGCTGCACCGTAGAACTCGACGGCGCGACCGTCGTGCGCGACGGCCGCGTGACCGACCAACCCGCCTGACCGACGAGCCCCCGACACCATGAACGATCTTTCCCGTCACGCCGAAGCGAACGTCTATCGCCAGCAGGGCTTCGGCACGCCGCTGCCGCCGCACGGCAACATCGGCCTGCTGATCGTCGACTTCGTGGTCGGCTTCGCCGATCCCGCGACGTTCGGCGGCGGCAACATCGCGCCGGCGATCGCGCGCACGACGCGTGCGCTCGCGCTCGCGCGCGAACGCGGCTGGCCGGTCGCGCACAGCCGCATCGTGTACGCGGACGACGGCAGCGACGACAACGTGTTCTCGCTGAAGGTGCCCGGCATGGCGACGCTGACCGAGCACCACCCGAACAGCGCGATCGTGCCGGAGCTCACGCCCGCGCCCGGCGAGCTCGTCGTGCGCAAGACGGTGCCGTCGGCGTTCTTCGGCACGCAACTGGCGCCGTGGCTCGCGCAGCGCGCGGTGCAGACGCTGCTCGTCGCGGGCGCCGTGACGAGCGGCTGCGTGCGCGCAAGCGTCGTCGACGCGATGTCGCACGGGTTCCGCCCGCTCGTGCTGGCCGACTGTGTCGGCGATCGCGCGATCGCGCCGCACGACGCGAACCTGTTCGACATGCAGCAGAAATACGCGGCGGTGATGCCGCTCGACGATGCGATCGCGGCGATCGATGCGGTGCAGGCACGCGCACGCTGAATCGTCACGGCGGGCTGGCGGCTTGAACAGCCGACGCCCGCCCGCGCGATTGACGCTGCGCTTTTGGCGACCTAGATTGGGGGCGCGCGCACTCGCGACGGTCACCGTCATGGCTCTCGACGCACACCGCGAACAGGACGCCCGGACCGCCGGCCGCCTCGCGCCGCGTACGCTGCATCCGGCCGCGCGCCGCCTCTCCCTCGACAGGATCCTTCATCCGTGAACCGCTCCGAACTGCTCGCGCGCAACGGCTGCCTCACCGTGATCCGGCCGCCCGCGCCGCCCGTCAAGCCGGCACCCGGCCAGCCGGGCAGCCTGTCGTCCTACGTGCCGGCGCTGCCGGAAGTATTCGTCGCGATCCTCGACGACGGCCGCATCCTCGCGTTCAACGGCCACGTCGATCTCGGCACCGGCATCCGCACGTCGCTCGCGCAGATCGTCGCCGAGGAGCTCGATGTGCCGGCCGCGCGCGTGACGATGGTGCTCGGCGACACGGCCGCGACACCGAACCAGGGCCCGACCATCGCGAGCGCGACGATCCAGATTTCCGCGACGCCGCTGCGCTGTGCGGCCGCGCAGGCGCGCGATGCGTTGCTGGCGCTTGCCGCCGAACGGTTCAATGTCGACGCGGCGCAACTGCGGATCGACGACGCGACGATCTCGGCGAACGGGCAAACGGCCACGTTCGCCGCGCTCGTCGCCGCGCACCGGATCGCGCTGACGCTGGACCTGAACACCCGCACGAAAGATCCCGCCCTGTACCGGATCGTCGGCAAGTCGTCGCCGCGCGTCGACCTGCCCGCGAAGGCAACCGGCCAGCTCACGTTCGTGCACGACATGCGCGTGCCGGGCATGCTGCACGGCCGCGTCGTGCGGCCGCCCTATGCGGGGCATGACAGCGGTTCGTTCGTCGGGGGGTCGCTGATCGACGTCGATCGCGCATCGGTGGCCGACGTGCCGGGGCTCGTGGCCGTCGTCGCGATCGGCGATTTCGTCGGCGTGGTGGCCGAGCGTGAAGAACACGCGATCCGCGCGGCGCGCCAGTTGCGCGTGACATGGCGTCCGCTCCCCGCGCTGCCGCCGCTCGACGAACCGTCTGCCGCGATCGCCGCCGCGCCGGCCAAACGCCGCGTGCTGCTCGACGAAGGCGACGTCGACGCGGCGCGAGCGCAGCCCGACACGATCACGCTGTCGCGCACCTACGCATGGCCGTTCCAGATGCACGGCTCGATCGGCCCGTCCTGCGCGCTCGCCGACTATCGCGAGCCGGGCAACGGCCGGATCACCGTGTGGTCCGGCACGCAGAATCCCGTTTCGCTGCGTTACGACCTCGCGACACTCGTCGCGCGCGACGAAGCCGATTTCGACGTGGTGCGGATGGAAGCGGCCGGCTGCTACGGCCGCAACGGCGCGGACGACGTGTGCGGCGACGCGCTGCTGCTGTCGCGCGCGGTCGGCCGCCCGGTGCGTGTGCAACTGTCGCGCGCGGACGAACATCTGTGGGAACCGAAAGGCGCGGGCCAGCTGATGCAGGTGACCGGCACCGTCACGCGCGACGGCCGCCTGCTCGGCTACGACTTCACGACGCGCTATCCGTCGAACGACGCGCCGCTGCTCGCGGCGCTGCTGACCGGCGCGATCGCGCCCGCGCCGCGCGTGTTCGAGATGGGCGACCGCACGGCCGTGTCGCCTTACGCGAGCCCGCATCGCCGCTTCGTCTGCGAGGACCTTGCCCCGCTCGTGCGTGCGTCGTGGCTGCGCGGCGTGTCGGCATTGCCGAACTCGTTCGCGCACGATGCGTTCGTCGACGAATGCGCGGCGCTGACCGGCGTCGACCCGCTTGCGTTCCGGCTGCGCCACCTGCAGGACACGCGCGCGACCGAACTGCTGCAGGCCGTGGCCGATCGCGCGGGCTGGGCGCCACGCGTGCGGCGCACGCCGCATGATGAACCCGAGCCGTCGCGGCTGGTGCGCGGCCGCGGGATCGCCTACGCGCGCTACGTGCACAGCCGCTTCCCCGGCTTCGGCGCGGCGTGGTCGGCATGGGTCGTCGACCTGAGCGTCGATCGCGTGTCGGGCGAGATCCGCATCGAACGCGTCACGGTCGGCCAGGACACGGGCACGATGATCAACCCCGACGGCGTGCGCCACCAGATCCACGGCAACGTGATCCAGGTATTGAGCCGCACGCTGAAGGAGCGCGTGCGCTTCGCTGACGGCAAGGTCGCGTCGCGCGAATGGGCGAGCTATCCGATCCTGACCTTCGCGGAAGTGCCCGACGTCGATGTGGTGCTGATGCCGAGGCAAGGCGAGCCGCCGCTCGGCGCGGGAGAATCGGCGTCGGTGCCGGGCCCGGCCGCCGTCGCAAACGCGTTGTTCGATGCGACCGGCGTGCGGTTCTACGCGCCGCCGTTTACGCCGGAGACGGTCCGGGCGGCGTTACGCGACGCGGGGCGGTTGATGACGGCCGACGCGGCTGGCGCGCAAGTGGCAACCACCGGCACGGCTTAGAGGCTACAGACTTCATCGCTGAATCGAGCCCGCCGACAGAAGGGCATGACTGCCGTCCCGCGCGCGACACGCATCACGCGTCGCCGTCTTCTTCCATCATCTTGCGCAGCAGGAACTGCAACGCGACCCGCTCGCCCGGATTGAGCGCGCCATACGTGCGCTCCGTCACCTGCCGCGCGAACGGCACCGTGCGGTCGATCAGCGCGAGGCCGGTCGCGGTGGCGCGCACGATCAGCTTGCGGCCGTCGTTCGGATCGGGCAGCACCTCGATCAGCGCACGCGCCTTCAGTCGGTCGACCACGCCGCGAATCGTCGCCTGGTCGATCGCGGTCGCCTTGACGATGTCGTTCAGCGAGCACCCCTGGCGCTCCTTGACCGCACACAGCGTGACGAACTGCGCGGCCGTGAGATCCGAATCGGGGATCGCTTCCTGGAAGATCGACACATGCCGCTGATACGCGCGGCGCAGCAGGTGGCCGACCTGATCGTGAAAGTCGTAGGAATCCTTCGAAGACGCCATGAAAGTGCAGGCCCGCGCCGCATGTAAGGGAAAGACAAGCAGTGTACACCCTCAATTTGGCACGACCGGCAGCCGGGGGCCGCTTCATTGCGGTGCATCAGGATTCGCGGCACCCGGCGCGCCGCGTGCCTGGCGATCGCCTGACCGCTGCGCGTTGTCCGCAGAGTACCGCGCAGCGACGGCAGGCAATGCGCGTTCGAACCCGCTGCCGCGCACGTGCTTGCGTGCATCGGCAGACTTTCGTGCACACGCTGTATTTTTAAGCGCATACGCACGAATTTTGTGCATGACCTTGCGCGTTGGCGCCCTCTTTAAAAACGCGTTCATTTCCCCAAAAAACCTCATCAAACACGCGGCTTTTCTCACGCAAACGCTTGCCTTCGCGCGGCCGGAATCATGCCTGTGCGCTTCGGTATTTTCTAGTGTGTACGCTATTTAATTGCCGTGATATACAGACTCCAGAGCGCAGCGGAGCGTCCGCTCGCGTCGATCGGCCACCCATTCATCCGTCACATTCGAACAGGGGCAATCCCATGTCTACCGCACACCCGAGCGCCGCCGTTTCCCCCGACGGCGCGCTGCACGGCAATCTCTATCGCAAGGTCACGCTGCGCCTGATTACCCTCTTCTGCCTGTGCTACTTCGCGGCCTATCTCGACCGCATCAACATCGGGCTCGCGAAACTCCAGATGCTCGACGCGCTGAAGTTCAGCGATACGGTGTACGGGCTCGGCGCCGGCCTGTTCTTCGCCGGCTACATCCTGTTCGAAGTCCCGAGCAACCTGGTGCTGCAACGCGTCGGCGCGAAGCTGTGGATCGCGCGGATCATGATCACGTGGGGCCTGCTGTCGGGTGCGACGATGTTCGTGCACACGCCGATGCAGTTCTACGTCGTGCGCTTCCTGCTCGGCGCGGCCGAGGCCGGCTTCCTGCCCGGCGTGCTGCTGTACCTGACGCAGTGGTATCCCGATGCGCGCCGCGCGCGGATCGTCGCGCTGTTCATGGTCGGGCTGCCGCTGTCGAGCATGATCGGCAGCCCGATCTCCGGGTGGATCATGCGCGCGTTCGACGGCACGCACGGGCTCGGCGGCTGGCAGTGGCTGTTCCTGCTCGAAGCGCTGCCGTCGGTGCTGCTCGGCTTCGCGGTGCTGCGCTGGCTGCCCAACAACATCGAATCCGCGCCGTGGCTGAACGCCGACGAGAAGCACGCGTTGCGCGCGAACCTCGACGCCGATCCGTCCGGCAACAAGAGCCATGCGCTCGGCAAGGCGTTCTCCGATCCGAAGGTATGGGCGCTCGGCCTGATCGACCTGTGCGTGCTGCTCGGCCTCTATGCGGTGAGCTTCTGGCTGCCGACGATCCTGCGCGACACGGGCGTGAAGGATGCGTATCACATCGGCTGGCTGATGGTGATCCCGAATGCCGCGGCCGTGCTCGCCACGCTGTACTGCGGCGCCAGTTCCGACCGGGCGCGCGAACGCCGCTGGCATATCGTCGTGCCGTTCATGGTGTCGGCCGTCGCGCTGGCGATCGCGGCCTCGTCGTCGCACGGCACGTTCGGCACGGTATTGCTGTTCTCGCTGATCAACGCGGGCGCGGCCGCCGCGATGCCGGTCGTCTGGGCCTTGCCGTCGACGTTCCTGAAGGGTTCGGCCGCCGCCGGCGGGATCGCGTTCGCGTGCTCGATCGCCAACCTCGGCGGGTTCGGCAGCACCTACTTCATCGGCTGGCTACGCGACACGTTCCATTCGCAAAGCGCGGGGCTGTATGGTTTCGCCGCGTGCATGGTGGTCGGCTGCGCCCTCGCGCTCGCCTATCCGGCCCGGCTCGTGAACCGCTGACGCAGCGCGTCGCGCGCGCGACGCGGTCATTTTTACAACCGGCAACCGCGCCGAGCGCGCGGTTCGCCCCACGCCCCTCCCACCCCGCGCACGCCGCCCCGCCGCCCCGCCGGCGCGTGCGCGCCGCCCGCCGCCGCTTCCGCCCCCTTCCCGACGCCGTTCGCCGCACAGGCACATCGCTTGCGTCATCCACGCGCCCGCCGCTCCGGCGGACGGCATCCTTCCTTCAACCGGCGCTGCGCACCGCGCGACCCTTCGCGCGGCGATCCCGCATCGCAAGCAGGTTCCCTGAACGAGAGGACAACATGAAATCAATACGAACGCTGGTCGCCCTTTGCTCGGTCGTTTCCGTGCTCGCAGCGTGCGGCGGCGGCGACGACGCCGGGACCGAACTCGGCATCTCGAAGCCGCAGGCGCGCTTCATCAACGCGGTGCCGGCCGGCCCGAACCTCGACTACTACCTGAACGCGAAGCTCGACCAGGGCGGTATCGCGTACAAGGGCGTGACGCGCTATCACGACGTCGACTCGGGCACGCAGAACGCGAGCTACGACGTCTCCGGCACGACGACGACCATCGCCGCGCAATCGTTCAGCGCGGCAAACGGCCATCACTACACGACGATCGCGCTGCCGAGCACGACGTCGCTGATCTCCGTGATCGACGATCCGTACGCCAAGGGCCTGCTGTCCGACAAGGCGCGCGTGCGCAGCTTCAACGCGTCGCCGAACGCGCAGAACGTCGACGTGTACGTCGTCCCGCCCGGCACCGACATCACGACGCAAAGCCCGACGCTCGCGGGTACGGCCTACCAGAACGCGGTGCCGGCATCGACGCAGGATTCGATCTACCTGAACGGCGGCAGCTACCAGGTGATCGTCACGACGGCCGGCAGCAAGACGCCGATCCTCAAGACCGCGCCGGTCACCATCAACAACAACGCCGACTGGCTGCTGCTGACGATCCCGTCGGGCGGGGTCGGCGACGTGACGCCGAACGATATCCACGTGCTGGTTGCGCAGGGCAACGACGCCGATGCGTCCGCGCAGGAACTCGGCCCGCAATAAGGACCGCGCATGATGGCGGCGGGCGGCGCGATCGTGCCGCCCGCCGCCTCGTCCCGTCACGTGGTCAGTCGTTCCGCTCCAGGACGATCACATGCTCGGCGCGCGTGCTGTCGCCGTGCTCGACGTCGACATCGCCGACATGGCGTACGCGCCAGCCCGGCCGCGTCGCGATCTGCGGCATGTTGCCGGACGGACGGCTCTCGATCCCGCCGAGCCCTTCGTCGGGCGTCTCGACCGCTTCGTCGAGCGACGCGTTCGAATAAATCACGTTGTCGTGCCACTTCGACGCGCCCGCGGCGGCTTCCATGCCCTTGCCGTCGACGTCGACCGTGTTGTCGGTCATCGCCATGTTCGCGTTGTCGAGCGTCGGGATCCGCGCGGCCGCTCGCCGCACGGGGTCGTCGCTGTCGGGCGCCTGCGTGCCGCGCTCGATCGGCGGCAGGCCGGTCGGCATTTTCCCGGCAATCTTCTCGGGGGTCAGCGGACGCTGCGCGACCTGCGCCGCCTGGGTTGCCGCATCAGGCATGTCGCCGGCCGCCGGCGTCTTCACCGGGCTCTTCTCGATCTGTTCCCGCTGCTGTTCCGGGGTCGGGTTCGATTCCGCGTTCTGCATTGCACCTCCTTGTCCGGCCGGCGCGCGCCGGCATCAGGGCTGCCGCCGCCGGTCCGGGAATCGCTACAACGGTCCTTGCAAATCTTTCATGGGCTTGGCCCGACGCGCACGTCTCCAGGCGCACGTGCCAGGCCGGCACGGCACCCTTCATCCGGACGGCGCGCCCGCGCGCAGCCGGCGCGACGTCCGCCCCACGCGTCAGCCTCGCGTCAGCCGCCGCTCGCGCCGCCCGGCGCGGAAGCCGCGCCCGGCGTGCTCGCGCCGCTGTCGCCGCTGCTGCCGGCCGCCCCGCTACTCGGCGTACCCGACGGCGCGGTGGACGGTGCGGCCGACATGCCGCCCGTGGCGCTCGATTCCGAGCTTGCACCACCGTTCTCGCTCTTCTTCTGGCAGCCCGCACCTGCCGCCAGGCCCGCAATCAGGATGCCGGCGAAGACGGCTCGCGATACATGTCGAAGTGAATATCGCTGCATGACACCTCCGCTGATGTCGATGTGGATGGAACCCGCAGGCGCGCAATTCGCGTGCCGCGCCGGGCCGCCGCAGCCGCGCGCTTCCATTCATTTTCCAAATGACGCCCAGCCGAATATTTAATTTCCCATCGTCTTGCAGGCCTTCCATACTCGCGAACAAATCCGAGACATAACGTCCACGGCGGCCGTGCCGGCGCAGCGTTCCCACGCAGCCGGTTTCGCGCCCCGCACATGGAAGGAGACAACGGCGTGCAACTGGAAGCCACCCACCGCCCGGGCATCGTGCTCGGCGCGGACGACGCATCGCATCGAACCGATTCGGCCGCGCGCGACCCCGCGCTGAGCCCGCGGCTGCACAACGCCGACCTCGCGCCGACCAAGGCCGAGGGCCGGACGTGGGGCCGCTACAGCATCTTTGCGCTGTGGACCAACGACGTGCACAACATCGCGAACTACTCGTTCGCGATCGGGCTGTTCGCGCTCGGCCTGTCGGGCTGGCAGATGCTCGCATCGCTCGCGATCGGCGCGGTGCTCGTCTACTGCTTCATGAACCTCACCGGCTACATGGGCCAGAAGACCGGCGTGCCGTTCCCGGTGATCAGCCGGATGAGCTTCGGCATCTACGGCGCGCTGCTGCCCGCGATGATCCGCGCGGTGATCGCGATCGCATGGTTCGGGATCCAGACCTATCTCGCATCGGTCGTGCTGCGCGTGCTGCTCACCGCGATCTGGCCGGGCCTCGCCGCCTTCGACCAGAACGCGATCTTCGGGCTGTCGACGCTCGGCTGGGTCACGTTCGTCGCGATCTGGCTCGTGCAGATCGGCATCC
Coding sequences within:
- a CDS encoding MarR family winged helix-turn-helix transcriptional regulator, which codes for MASSKDSYDFHDQVGHLLRRAYQRHVSIFQEAIPDSDLTAAQFVTLCAVKERQGCSLNDIVKATAIDQATIRGVVDRLKARALIEVLPDPNDGRKLIVRATATGLALIDRTVPFARQVTERTYGALNPGERVALQFLLRKMMEEDGDA
- a CDS encoding MFS transporter, which produces MSTAHPSAAVSPDGALHGNLYRKVTLRLITLFCLCYFAAYLDRINIGLAKLQMLDALKFSDTVYGLGAGLFFAGYILFEVPSNLVLQRVGAKLWIARIMITWGLLSGATMFVHTPMQFYVVRFLLGAAEAGFLPGVLLYLTQWYPDARRARIVALFMVGLPLSSMIGSPISGWIMRAFDGTHGLGGWQWLFLLEALPSVLLGFAVLRWLPNNIESAPWLNADEKHALRANLDADPSGNKSHALGKAFSDPKVWALGLIDLCVLLGLYAVSFWLPTILRDTGVKDAYHIGWLMVIPNAAAVLATLYCGASSDRARERRWHIVVPFMVSAVALAIAASSSHGTFGTVLLFSLINAGAAAAMPVVWALPSTFLKGSAAAGGIAFACSIANLGGFGSTYFIGWLRDTFHSQSAGLYGFAACMVVGCALALAYPARLVNR
- a CDS encoding DUF3005 domain-containing protein, whose amino-acid sequence is MQNAESNPTPEQQREQIEKSPVKTPAAGDMPDAATQAAQVAQRPLTPEKIAGKMPTGLPPIERGTQAPDSDDPVRRAAARIPTLDNANMAMTDNTVDVDGKGMEAAAGASKWHDNVIYSNASLDEAVETPDEGLGGIESRPSGNMPQIATRPGWRVRHVGDVDVEHGDSTRAEHVIVLERND
- a CDS encoding DUF4397 domain-containing protein, which translates into the protein MKSIRTLVALCSVVSVLAACGGGDDAGTELGISKPQARFINAVPAGPNLDYYLNAKLDQGGIAYKGVTRYHDVDSGTQNASYDVSGTTTTIAAQSFSAANGHHYTTIALPSTTSLISVIDDPYAKGLLSDKARVRSFNASPNAQNVDVYVVPPGTDITTQSPTLAGTAYQNAVPASTQDSIYLNGGSYQVIVTTAGSKTPILKTAPVTINNNADWLLLTIPSGGVGDVTPNDIHVLVAQGNDADASAQELGPQ
- a CDS encoding isochorismatase family protein, translated to MNDLSRHAEANVYRQQGFGTPLPPHGNIGLLIVDFVVGFADPATFGGGNIAPAIARTTRALALARERGWPVAHSRIVYADDGSDDNVFSLKVPGMATLTEHHPNSAIVPELTPAPGELVVRKTVPSAFFGTQLAPWLAQRAVQTLLVAGAVTSGCVRASVVDAMSHGFRPLVLADCVGDRAIAPHDANLFDMQQKYAAVMPLDDAIAAIDAVQARAR
- a CDS encoding xanthine dehydrogenase family protein molybdopterin-binding subunit encodes the protein MNRSELLARNGCLTVIRPPAPPVKPAPGQPGSLSSYVPALPEVFVAILDDGRILAFNGHVDLGTGIRTSLAQIVAEELDVPAARVTMVLGDTAATPNQGPTIASATIQISATPLRCAAAQARDALLALAAERFNVDAAQLRIDDATISANGQTATFAALVAAHRIALTLDLNTRTKDPALYRIVGKSSPRVDLPAKATGQLTFVHDMRVPGMLHGRVVRPPYAGHDSGSFVGGSLIDVDRASVADVPGLVAVVAIGDFVGVVAEREEHAIRAARQLRVTWRPLPALPPLDEPSAAIAAAPAKRRVLLDEGDVDAARAQPDTITLSRTYAWPFQMHGSIGPSCALADYREPGNGRITVWSGTQNPVSLRYDLATLVARDEADFDVVRMEAAGCYGRNGADDVCGDALLLSRAVGRPVRVQLSRADEHLWEPKGAGQLMQVTGTVTRDGRLLGYDFTTRYPSNDAPLLAALLTGAIAPAPRVFEMGDRTAVSPYASPHRRFVCEDLAPLVRASWLRGVSALPNSFAHDAFVDECAALTGVDPLAFRLRHLQDTRATELLQAVADRAGWAPRVRRTPHDEPEPSRLVRGRGIAYARYVHSRFPGFGAAWSAWVVDLSVDRVSGEIRIERVTVGQDTGTMINPDGVRHQIHGNVIQVLSRTLKERVRFADGKVASREWASYPILTFAEVPDVDVVLMPRQGEPPLGAGESASVPGPAAVANALFDATGVRFYAPPFTPETVRAALRDAGRLMTADAAGAQVATTGTA